Proteins encoded within one genomic window of Lysinibacillus louembei:
- a CDS encoding glycine betaine ABC transporter substrate-binding protein, translated as MKKNKWFLGLTAMSAAVALAACGGDSSSSDGDNLGKINLAYVEWDTEVASTHVVGQVLEEIGYDVTLTPLDNAIMWESVSKGEADAMVAGWLPATHGAQLEKYGDQVEHLGENLKGAKIGLVVPSYMEVSSIDDLTVEASSTITGIEAGAGVMSAAETALADYPNLADWSLLPSSSGAMTVALDQAIANNEEIIVTGWSPHWKFASYDLKYLEDPKGSFGGEETINTFTRQGLKDDAPEAYKVLDAFEWAPEDIEEVMLAIHDGQSPKDAANDWIEKNRDKVDAWTKDVK; from the coding sequence ATGAAAAAGAACAAATGGTTTTTAGGATTAACAGCAATGAGCGCAGCCGTTGCATTAGCGGCTTGCGGAGGCGACTCTTCGTCTAGCGATGGAGACAACTTAGGAAAAATTAATTTAGCCTATGTAGAATGGGACACAGAGGTTGCTTCAACGCATGTCGTTGGGCAGGTGCTAGAGGAAATCGGCTATGATGTGACATTAACACCATTAGACAATGCGATTATGTGGGAATCTGTGTCAAAAGGTGAAGCAGATGCGATGGTCGCAGGCTGGCTACCAGCAACACACGGTGCACAGCTTGAAAAATATGGTGATCAAGTGGAGCATCTTGGTGAAAACTTAAAAGGCGCTAAAATTGGCTTAGTTGTGCCAAGTTACATGGAAGTAAGCTCAATTGATGATTTAACAGTTGAGGCAAGCTCAACGATTACAGGGATTGAGGCGGGTGCTGGTGTGATGAGCGCTGCTGAAACAGCCCTTGCCGATTATCCAAATTTAGCAGATTGGTCATTACTACCATCCTCTTCAGGTGCGATGACGGTTGCGCTTGACCAAGCGATTGCCAATAATGAGGAAATTATCGTGACAGGCTGGTCTCCACACTGGAAATTCGCCTCTTATGACTTAAAATATTTAGAGGACCCTAAAGGCTCTTTCGGTGGCGAGGAAACAATTAACACATTTACACGTCAAGGCTTAAAGGATGATGCGCCTGAGGCATATAAAGTGTTAGATGCTTTTGAATGGGCACCAGAGGACATTGAAGAAGTAATGCTGGCAATCCATGACGGGCAATCGCCAAAGGATGCAGCAAATGACTGGATTGAAAAGAACCGCGACAAAGTGGATGCATGGACAAAGGATGTAAAATAA
- a CDS encoding mechanosensitive ion channel family protein, producing the protein MLESFQQFFLDLQDVTVQRISAAIGLLFTGLIVQRYIMKPFINWNGRFFEKRGKTFEARVLMQFSSAIRYAFLICIIFISLSIVLDNWLITNPKTANLFWSLMLFFIFKGFADVISYYIEHPDSIYTQHKQYVLMPFFLRIAKVTVYVAALFAIASLWDFNINGFLTGIGLTGVAIAFGIRDTLGHFFGGMSVALDKPFQIGDWIATEDQKIEGIVEDVNLRSTVIQTGDKGLVYVPNAYLANRPIYNLSKREKRKCEFYLYVSTANSEGILREACEHLQKEIYLHSATEKENIHVYIDELRPTSYRILVRFFIVTNDGGQMQAVKQDILFATKHIFEQAGIVYAEDEIWVQM; encoded by the coding sequence ATGCTGGAATCATTTCAACAATTTTTTCTCGATTTACAGGATGTAACTGTACAAAGGATTAGCGCAGCAATTGGCTTGCTGTTTACAGGGCTCATTGTGCAGCGATATATTATGAAGCCGTTTATTAATTGGAATGGGCGCTTTTTTGAAAAGCGGGGTAAAACGTTTGAAGCAAGGGTGCTGATGCAATTTAGCAGTGCCATTCGCTACGCCTTTTTAATTTGTATTATTTTTATTAGCCTGTCCATTGTATTGGATAACTGGCTTATCACAAATCCGAAAACGGCCAATTTATTTTGGTCGTTGATGTTATTTTTTATTTTTAAAGGGTTTGCAGATGTCATTTCTTATTATATTGAGCATCCCGATAGCATTTATACACAGCACAAGCAGTATGTGCTCATGCCTTTTTTCCTGCGCATTGCCAAAGTAACGGTGTATGTGGCAGCATTATTTGCAATTGCTTCACTATGGGATTTTAATATTAATGGCTTTCTAACAGGGATTGGCTTAACAGGTGTGGCGATTGCCTTCGGTATTCGCGATACGCTTGGGCACTTTTTTGGTGGAATGTCTGTTGCACTTGATAAGCCGTTTCAAATAGGTGATTGGATTGCAACAGAGGACCAAAAGATTGAAGGCATCGTCGAGGATGTCAATTTGCGTAGTACCGTTATTCAAACAGGGGATAAAGGGCTTGTTTACGTACCGAATGCTTATTTAGCGAATCGCCCGATTTATAATTTGTCGAAGCGAGAAAAGCGCAAATGCGAATTTTATTTATATGTATCGACAGCTAATAGCGAGGGGATATTGCGCGAAGCTTGCGAGCATTTACAGAAGGAAATTTATTTGCATAGCGCGACAGAAAAAGAGAATATTCATGTCTATATAGATGAATTGCGCCCAACATCCTATCGCATATTAGTGCGCTTTTTCATCGTCACAAATGATGGGGGACAAATGCAGGCGGTGAAGCAGGATATTTTATTTGCCACAAAGCATATTTTTGAGCAGGCAGGCATTGTCTATGCGGAGGATGAAATTTGGGTGCAGATGTGA